One Fictibacillus halophilus genomic window, TCATCTTGACATTTGGAGGGTTCATGACGAATTCTTCAGATTTAAATATAGTAGGAGTCATTTTAGCAGCAACAGTAGGTTCTGTTCTAGGAGCGGTGATTCTATATGGTGTAGGACTGCAGCTTGACGTTGAACGAATGGAAAAGATCATAGACAGATGGGGACATATCCTTCGATTAACGAAAAAGGATATTCATAAGGCTGATGCATGGTTTGATAAATATGGCCCATGGACGGTATTCTTCTGTCGATTCATTCCGTTGATTCGAAGCTTAATCTCTATTCCTGCGGGCATGTCTAACATGAATTTTGGTTTATTCCTTGTTCTTACAACATTCGGAACGCTAATCTGGAACATTGCTCTCGTCAACTTAGGTGCTTATTTTGGAGCTTCATGGGAAGTTATTGTAGGGTATATGGACGTTTACTCCAAAATTATCTATGCTGTTTTGGCGTTACTCTTTGTTTCTGTTGTCATTCTTTATGT contains:
- a CDS encoding DedA family protein, producing MENWLINIMNEFGYWGILLLIALENVFPPIPSEIILTFGGFMTNSSDLNIVGVILAATVGSVLGAVILYGVGLQLDVERMEKIIDRWGHILRLTKKDIHKADAWFDKYGPWTVFFCRFIPLIRSLISIPAGMSNMNFGLFLVLTTFGTLIWNIALVNLGAYFGASWEVIVGYMDVYSKIIYAVLALLFVSVVILYVRKRRQNS